A genomic segment from Pseudomonas sp. S09G 359 encodes:
- a CDS encoding DMT family transporter translates to MQRTLNTLHTADTSKQGWINGFIGVVIFSGSLPATRLAVMEFDPVFLTMIRAAIAAVLGLLVLWLFKEKRPARHQWVPLVIVSLGVVIGFPLLTALALQYVTSAHSIVFIGLLPLATAVFGVLRGGERPRPVFWLFSLLGSLLVMSYAFAQGLSAAPLGDLLMLLAVLVCGLGYAEGAKLSRSLGGWQVICWALVVALPVVLPLSLILAPPSLTGISLPAWLSLGYVALFSMLIGFVFWYRGLAQGGIAAVGQLQLLQPFFGLALAAGLLHEQVSLGMVLVTVAVIGCVAGAKKFAR, encoded by the coding sequence ATGCAACGTACTCTCAACACTCTGCACACCGCAGACACCAGCAAACAAGGCTGGATCAATGGTTTTATCGGCGTGGTGATCTTCAGCGGCTCGTTACCGGCCACACGCCTGGCGGTGATGGAGTTCGACCCGGTGTTCCTCACCATGATCCGCGCCGCTATCGCCGCCGTGTTGGGATTGCTGGTGCTTTGGCTATTCAAGGAAAAACGCCCCGCACGCCACCAGTGGGTGCCCTTGGTGATTGTCTCGCTGGGGGTGGTGATCGGCTTTCCGCTGCTCACGGCCCTGGCGCTGCAATACGTGACCTCCGCGCACTCCATCGTGTTTATCGGCCTGCTGCCGTTGGCCACCGCCGTGTTTGGCGTACTGCGCGGCGGTGAACGCCCGCGCCCGGTGTTCTGGCTGTTTTCGCTGCTCGGCAGCCTATTGGTGATGAGCTATGCCTTCGCCCAGGGCTTGAGCGCCGCGCCGCTGGGGGATCTATTGATGCTGCTGGCAGTGCTGGTGTGCGGCCTGGGCTATGCCGAAGGCGCCAAACTATCGCGCAGCCTCGGCGGTTGGCAGGTGATCTGCTGGGCGCTGGTGGTGGCATTGCCGGTGGTGCTGCCGTTGAGCCTGATCCTCGCGCCACCGAGCCTCACCGGCATCAGCCTGCCGGCCTGGTTAAGCCTGGGCTATGTGGCGCTGTTCAGCATGTTGATCGGCTTTGTGTTCTGGTACCGCGGGCTGGCCCAAGGTGGCATCGCCGCGGTCGGCCAGTTGCAGTTGCTGCAACCGTTCTTCGGCCTGGCGCTGGCGGCGGGCTTGCTACATGAACAGGTCAGCCTGGGCATGGTGCTGGTGACGGTCGCAGTGATCGGCTGCGTGGCCGGCGCGAAGAAGTTCGCGCGCTAG
- a CDS encoding YceI family protein — protein sequence MKPLIYLAVLLGFCATAQAVEYTDVNRTASQISFTYKQLGQRVYGTFSDFEGTLSFDTQKPETGHALLKIQLASIDAGSPDANDELQRASWFDTATYPVGVYESTGVTALGDNRYRISGNLTIKGTTRPVDVDVVLKEQSGIGVFDGEFILKRGDFKIGEGEWAGNSVVSNDINIKFKMVAPQR from the coding sequence ATGAAGCCTCTCATTTACCTGGCTGTTCTCCTGGGTTTTTGCGCCACTGCCCAGGCGGTGGAATACACCGACGTCAACCGCACTGCCAGCCAGATCAGCTTTACCTACAAGCAGTTGGGGCAGCGGGTGTATGGCACCTTCAGTGATTTCGAGGGCACGCTGAGCTTCGATACGCAAAAGCCCGAGACCGGCCATGCACTGCTCAAGATCCAACTGGCGAGCATCGACGCCGGCAGCCCCGACGCCAACGACGAGCTGCAGCGAGCGTCCTGGTTCGACACCGCGACCTACCCGGTGGGCGTGTACGAATCCACCGGTGTCACCGCCCTGGGGGATAACCGCTACCGGATCAGCGGCAACCTGACGATCAAGGGCACCACGCGCCCGGTGGATGTCGACGTGGTGCTCAAGGAGCAAAGCGGCATCGGCGTGTTCGACGGCGAGTTCATCCTCAAGCGCGGCGACTTCAAGATCGGCGAGGGCGAGTGGGCGGGTAACAGCGTGGTGTCCAACGACATCAACATCAAGTTCAAGATGGTCGCGCCACAGCGCTAG
- a CDS encoding DUF2252 family protein, which produces MKTPRPSARMPHLTQLRNLKMARSAHAYVRGSTVQFYEWLHSQMGRRLPQGPAIWICGDCHAGNLGPTGDTKGRIDMHIRDLDQAVIGNPAHDLVRLALSLATAARGSDLPGVTSARMLEEMMVGYAQAFKDKPDEVPPRPSQVKAGMRSAVERTWKNLARERIDNVRPTIPLGKHFWSLSRAEKAALENLCASDEIHQLVTSLKGRPKDAKVELLDSAYWVKGCSSLGLLRYAALLGVGDKDDQEYCLIDIKEAVGAAAPRAARAKMPRDNGRRVVEGARQLSPGLGERMVATRFLDHGFFIRELLPQDMKLELDELSETDAMHAAGYLARVVGIAHARQMDRATRKDWMAVLQENRSRHLDAPSWLWTSVVQLVGSHEQGYLNHCRRYALEH; this is translated from the coding sequence ATGAAAACACCGCGCCCTTCCGCCCGCATGCCTCACCTGACCCAACTGCGAAACCTGAAAATGGCGCGCTCGGCCCACGCCTATGTGCGCGGCAGCACCGTGCAATTCTACGAGTGGCTGCATAGCCAGATGGGCAGGCGCCTGCCTCAAGGCCCGGCCATCTGGATCTGCGGCGACTGCCACGCAGGCAACCTCGGCCCCACGGGTGACACCAAGGGCCGCATCGATATGCATATCCGCGACCTCGACCAGGCAGTCATCGGCAACCCGGCTCACGATCTGGTGCGCCTGGCCCTGTCCCTGGCCACTGCTGCGCGCGGCTCGGACCTGCCGGGGGTCACCTCTGCGCGCATGCTTGAGGAAATGATGGTTGGCTACGCGCAAGCGTTCAAAGACAAGCCCGACGAAGTGCCACCGCGTCCCTCACAGGTCAAGGCCGGGATGCGCAGCGCCGTGGAGCGCACCTGGAAAAACCTCGCCCGTGAACGCATCGACAACGTTCGGCCGACGATTCCTTTGGGCAAGCATTTCTGGTCTTTGTCACGGGCTGAAAAAGCCGCGCTGGAAAACCTCTGCGCCTCGGATGAAATCCATCAGTTGGTCACCTCGCTCAAGGGCCGGCCCAAGGACGCCAAGGTCGAACTGCTGGATTCGGCCTATTGGGTCAAGGGCTGCAGCTCCCTGGGCTTGTTGCGATACGCGGCGTTGCTGGGCGTGGGTGACAAGGACGACCAGGAATATTGCCTGATCGATATCAAGGAAGCCGTCGGCGCTGCCGCACCCCGTGCGGCACGGGCGAAGATGCCCCGGGATAACGGCCGTCGCGTTGTGGAAGGCGCGCGCCAGCTGTCACCGGGCCTGGGGGAACGCATGGTGGCGACGCGGTTTCTGGACCATGGTTTTTTCATCCGCGAACTGCTGCCCCAGGACATGAAGCTGGAACTCGATGAGTTGAGCGAGACCGACGCCATGCACGCTGCCGGTTACCTGGCGCGGGTGGTGGGGATCGCCCATGCCCGGCAGATGGACCGGGCCACCCGTAAGGACTGGATGGCGGTGCTGCAGGAAAACCGCTCGCGGCACCTGGACGCGCCGTCGTGGTTGTGGACCAGCGTGGTGCAACTGGTAGGCAGCCATGAGCAGGGCTACCTCAACCATTGCCGCCGCTATGCCCTGGAACACTGA
- a CDS encoding SMP-30/gluconolactonase/LRE family protein has product MDLSPLPARTDHSRRVFLKRSLAVSASVAVLGNLPQLADAAEPLSQRYPDPLVKVLDDSFLELRLFNASVERLATGLRWAEGPVWVGDGRYLLLSDIPNNRIVRWDEVTDSLSVYREQSNFSNGMCRDRQGRLLVCEGSTTFKEGRRITRTEHNGSITVLADSFDGKPFNSPNDIVCKRDGSVWFSDPPFQTGNNYEGHKITPTQPHGVYRIDADSGKVTRVIDDLNGPNGLCFSPDEKTLYVVEGRAKPNRLIWAIDVNDDGTLGARRKHIEGLEYAALDGIKCDESGNLWCGWGGNGDPKADLEKLDGVRVFNPQGKAIGHISLPERCPNLCFGGKEGNRLFMAGSHSIYALFVNTRDAGFAA; this is encoded by the coding sequence ATGGATCTTTCCCCTTTGCCTGCCCGAACGGATCACAGCCGCCGCGTCTTTCTCAAACGCTCCCTGGCGGTTTCCGCGTCGGTGGCGGTGCTGGGCAACCTGCCGCAGTTAGCCGACGCAGCAGAGCCGTTGAGCCAGCGTTACCCGGACCCACTGGTCAAGGTGCTCGATGACAGTTTCCTCGAGTTGCGGTTGTTCAATGCCAGCGTCGAACGGCTCGCCACCGGCCTGCGTTGGGCCGAAGGGCCGGTGTGGGTCGGCGATGGTCGCTACCTGCTGCTCAGCGATATCCCCAATAACCGTATCGTGCGCTGGGACGAGGTGACCGACAGCCTGTCGGTGTACCGCGAACAGTCGAATTTCTCCAACGGCATGTGCCGCGACCGCCAGGGTCGCCTGCTGGTGTGTGAAGGCTCAACCACCTTCAAGGAGGGGCGGCGCATCACCCGCACCGAACACAACGGCAGCATCACGGTGCTGGCGGACAGTTTCGACGGCAAGCCCTTCAACTCGCCCAACGACATCGTGTGCAAGCGCGACGGTTCGGTGTGGTTCAGCGACCCGCCATTCCAGACCGGCAACAACTACGAAGGGCACAAGATCACTCCCACCCAGCCCCACGGTGTCTATCGAATCGACGCGGACAGCGGCAAGGTCACGCGGGTGATCGACGACCTCAACGGGCCCAACGGCCTGTGCTTCTCGCCGGATGAAAAGACCTTGTATGTGGTAGAAGGCCGGGCCAAACCCAACCGACTGATATGGGCCATCGACGTCAATGACGACGGCACCCTCGGCGCACGCCGCAAGCATATCGAAGGCCTGGAATACGCCGCGTTGGACGGCATCAAGTGTGACGAAAGCGGCAACCTCTGGTGTGGCTGGGGCGGCAATGGCGACCCCAAGGCGGACCTGGAAAAACTCGACGGCGTACGGGTGTTCAATCCCCAGGGCAAGGCCATCGGGCATATCTCGCTGCCGGAACGTTGCCCCAACCTGTGTTTTGGTGGCAAGGAAGGCAACCGCCTGTTCATGGCCGGCAGCCATTCGATCTATGCGCTGTTCGTGAATACCCGCGACGCCGGTTTCGCGGCATGA
- the yghX gene encoding YghX family hydrolase: protein MTRLTAKDFAPELLELYDGYAHGKINRREFLDRAALFTFGGLTASALLAALSPNYALAEQVKFTDPDIVADYITYPSPKGNGTVRGYLVRPAKAAGKLPAVVVVHENRGLNPYIEDVARRLAKAGFIALAPDGLTSVGGYPGNDEKGVALQQTVDPTKLMNDFFAAIEWLMHHDSSTGKVGITGFCYGGGVTNAAAVAYPELGAAVSFYGRQPEAKDVPRIKAPIMLHYGELDTRINEGWPAYEKALKAAGTNYEAFIYKGANHGFHNDSTPRYDEAAANLAWERTLGWFHKYLA, encoded by the coding sequence ATGACTCGTCTGACCGCGAAAGACTTTGCTCCCGAACTGCTGGAACTCTACGACGGCTATGCACACGGCAAGATCAACCGCCGCGAATTTCTCGACCGCGCCGCGCTGTTCACCTTTGGCGGCCTTACCGCCTCAGCCTTGCTCGCGGCCTTGAGCCCCAATTATGCCCTGGCTGAACAGGTGAAATTCACCGACCCGGATATCGTCGCCGACTACATCACCTACCCCTCACCCAAGGGCAACGGCACGGTACGTGGCTACCTGGTGCGCCCGGCCAAGGCCGCAGGCAAGTTGCCAGCGGTGGTGGTGGTGCACGAAAACCGTGGCCTCAACCCGTATATCGAAGACGTCGCCCGGCGCCTGGCCAAGGCCGGGTTTATCGCCCTGGCGCCGGATGGCCTTACGTCGGTCGGTGGTTATCCCGGCAACGATGAAAAAGGCGTCGCGCTGCAACAGACCGTCGACCCAACCAAGCTGATGAATGACTTCTTCGCCGCCATCGAATGGCTGATGCACCACGACAGCAGCACCGGCAAGGTCGGCATCACCGGCTTCTGCTACGGCGGCGGCGTGACCAATGCGGCGGCGGTGGCTTACCCGGAACTGGGTGCAGCAGTGTCGTTTTATGGGCGCCAACCCGAGGCCAAGGATGTGCCACGCATCAAGGCACCGATCATGCTGCATTACGGCGAGCTGGATACGCGAATCAACGAAGGTTGGCCGGCCTATGAGAAAGCCCTGAAGGCGGCCGGCACGAACTATGAAGCGTTTATCTACAAGGGCGCCAACCACGGCTTCCACAATGACTCGACGCCGCGTTACGACGAGGCGGCGGCGAATCTGGCGTGGGAGCGCACCCTGGGTTGGTTCCACAAATACCTGGCTTGA
- a CDS encoding PaaI family thioesterase: MQPPSLQDITAPEGICYGCGGSNPHGLHIKSRWDTDGVHVVAEHLPDAQYSGWPDLVYGGLIAMLVDCHSNWTAMAYHYRAEQREPGSLPRIDCVTGTLGIKFIKPTPMGVILTLRARVEGDVGRKSRVVCEVYAGDVLTAIGDSVFVRVDTGQLAAAAHGREG, encoded by the coding sequence ATGCAACCCCCTTCACTCCAGGACATCACCGCCCCCGAAGGCATCTGCTACGGCTGCGGTGGCAGCAACCCCCACGGCCTGCACATCAAGAGTCGCTGGGACACAGACGGCGTGCACGTGGTGGCCGAGCACCTGCCCGACGCCCAATACAGCGGCTGGCCCGACCTGGTCTACGGCGGCCTGATCGCGATGCTGGTGGACTGTCACTCCAACTGGACCGCCATGGCCTACCACTACCGCGCCGAGCAGCGCGAGCCCGGCAGCCTGCCGCGCATCGACTGCGTCACTGGCACACTTGGTATCAAATTTATCAAGCCCACGCCGATGGGCGTCATCCTCACCCTGCGCGCACGGGTCGAGGGCGATGTGGGCCGTAAAAGCCGCGTGGTCTGCGAGGTGTACGCAGGCGACGTGCTCACGGCCATCGGCGATTCGGTATTCGTGCGTGTGGACACCGGCCAACTGGCCGCCGCCGCCCATGGCCGCGAGGGTTGA
- a CDS encoding PLP-dependent aminotransferase family protein, which yields MPRARYKSLVDTFAEAIRAGRLPPGTRLPTHRQLAAEHGLALATASRVYTELEAMGLVSGETGRGTFVREISLPPGQGSGQMNLAAGVLDLNFNYPSLPGQADLLRTALRQLALSGDLEALLRYQPHAGRAHERATVARHLLSRGLTVEADQVLVVNGAQHGLAVTLMTLLKPGDVIAVDALTYSGFKVLAETLHLEMLAIPATAHGPDLDALHGLCRKRPVRAVYCMPTLHNPLGWVMSMAQREKLVAIARQHNLMIIEDAAYAFLAEDAPPPVANLAPERTVYVGGLSKSVATGLRVGFIAAPLAWVKALERSIMATTWNVPGVMSAIAMAWIEDGTVAQLEAQKRQDAQARQAVAAQALQGLAYISHPSSYFLWLPLAEDSRADQVAMSLQREGVSVSTAEPFAVSAQVPHALRLALGSVEMGALREALVKVRRAVQW from the coding sequence ATGCCGCGCGCCCGCTACAAGTCATTGGTCGACACCTTCGCCGAAGCCATCCGTGCGGGTCGTCTACCGCCCGGCACGCGGCTGCCGACGCACCGGCAACTGGCCGCCGAGCACGGCCTGGCGCTGGCCACCGCCAGCCGGGTGTACACCGAGCTTGAGGCCATGGGCCTGGTCAGCGGGGAAACCGGCCGGGGCACCTTCGTGCGTGAAATCTCGCTGCCGCCGGGGCAGGGCAGTGGGCAGATGAACCTCGCGGCGGGCGTGCTCGACCTGAATTTCAACTACCCATCACTGCCCGGCCAGGCCGACCTGCTGCGCACAGCCCTACGCCAATTGGCGCTGTCCGGCGATCTGGAAGCTTTGCTGCGTTATCAACCCCACGCCGGCCGCGCCCATGAGCGGGCTACCGTGGCGCGGCATTTGCTCAGCCGCGGGTTGACGGTGGAGGCCGACCAGGTGCTGGTGGTCAACGGTGCCCAGCACGGGTTGGCGGTGACGCTGATGACGCTGCTCAAGCCTGGGGACGTGATCGCCGTAGACGCACTGACCTATTCGGGGTTCAAGGTCTTGGCCGAAACCCTGCATCTGGAAATGCTCGCGATACCAGCCACCGCCCACGGCCCCGATCTGGATGCGCTGCACGGCCTGTGCCGCAAGCGCCCGGTGCGCGCGGTCTACTGCATGCCGACCCTGCACAACCCCCTCGGTTGGGTGATGAGCATGGCGCAGCGCGAGAAACTGGTGGCCATCGCCCGGCAGCACAACCTGATGATCATCGAGGACGCGGCCTACGCGTTTCTGGCCGAGGACGCGCCGCCGCCCGTGGCCAATTTGGCGCCGGAGCGCACGGTGTATGTGGGTGGGCTTTCCAAGAGTGTCGCCACCGGTTTGCGCGTGGGCTTTATCGCCGCGCCCTTGGCGTGGGTGAAGGCGCTGGAGCGCAGCATCATGGCCACTACCTGGAATGTGCCGGGGGTGATGAGCGCCATTGCGATGGCATGGATCGAGGACGGTACGGTCGCACAACTGGAAGCGCAAAAGCGCCAGGATGCCCAGGCCCGGCAGGCTGTGGCGGCGCAGGCACTGCAAGGGCTGGCGTACATCAGCCATCCCTCGTCGTACTTTCTATGGCTGCCGCTGGCCGAAGATTCCCGCGCCGACCAGGTTGCCATGAGCTTGCAGCGCGAGGGCGTTTCCGTCTCCACCGCCGAGCCGTTTGCCGTCTCGGCCCAGGTGCCTCACGCGTTGCGCCTGGCCCTGGGGTCGGTGGAGATGGGCGCCCTGCGCGAAGCCTTGGTGAAGGTGCGCAGGGCGGTGCAGTGGTGA
- a CDS encoding nuclear transport factor 2 family protein has translation MQKVKVLIGFLCLFSGFVAAAPAPAEKEVAQAVDQLTQAMLHLDLKQLHALTSDKLTYGHSSGKVQNKAQFIADLETHTSAFKTLEMQNQTVTLQGDTALVRNHFHALAVNSGVEVPTDIDNFQVWQKQKGKWLLIGRQAYKY, from the coding sequence ATGCAAAAAGTCAAAGTGCTGATCGGTTTTCTGTGCCTGTTCAGCGGTTTTGTCGCCGCCGCGCCTGCCCCCGCCGAAAAGGAAGTGGCCCAAGCGGTCGATCAACTGACCCAAGCCATGCTGCACCTGGACCTCAAGCAACTGCACGCATTGACCAGCGATAAACTCACCTACGGCCACTCCAGCGGCAAGGTGCAGAACAAGGCGCAATTCATCGCTGACCTGGAAACCCACACCAGCGCGTTCAAGACCCTCGAAATGCAGAACCAGACCGTCACCCTGCAAGGCGACACCGCCCTGGTGCGCAACCACTTCCACGCGCTGGCCGTGAACAGTGGCGTTGAAGTGCCGACCGATATCGACAACTTCCAGGTCTGGCAGAAACAGAAAGGCAAGTGGCTGCTGATCGGCCGTCAGGCTTACAAATACTGA
- the ampC gene encoding class C beta-lactamase has protein sequence MSQHLLTGVRHFTAIAALLAAGNCLAATDLQAVVDASVKPLMQQQAIPGLAVAVIQDGKVDYFNYGVADQATRQPVSENTLFEIGSVSKTFTATLAGYAVATDKLKLSAPASQYLPALAGGKFDHISVLNLGTYTAGGLPLQFPREADNSERMIGYFQQWKPDFAPGTQRLYSNPSLGLFGYLAAQSLNRPFDKAMEKILLPRLQLKHTFLKVPASQQHLYAQGYGKDGKPVRVGPGALDSEAYGIKTSAKDLLGYVAVNMNPAGRGKDIERAIAVTHTGYYRVDGMRQGLGWEMYPYPIQLKALIDGNSTPMAMEPHKVEWLTPPQAPYAASLVNKTGSTNGFGAYVAYVPGKRMGVVILANKNYPNAERVKVAHAILSAMDN, from the coding sequence ATGTCCCAACATTTGCTGACTGGCGTGCGTCATTTCACGGCAATCGCAGCCCTTCTCGCCGCCGGCAACTGCCTGGCCGCCACCGATTTACAGGCCGTGGTAGATGCCAGTGTCAAACCACTGATGCAGCAGCAGGCCATTCCCGGCCTGGCCGTCGCGGTGATCCAGGACGGTAAGGTGGACTACTTCAACTACGGCGTCGCTGACCAGGCTACGCGCCAGCCGGTGAGTGAAAACACGCTGTTTGAAATCGGCTCGGTGAGCAAAACCTTCACCGCGACCCTGGCCGGTTATGCCGTAGCCACCGATAAACTCAAGCTCTCGGCGCCAGCCAGCCAGTACCTGCCAGCCCTGGCGGGTGGCAAGTTCGACCATATCAGCGTGCTCAACCTCGGCACCTACACCGCCGGCGGCCTGCCCCTGCAATTCCCCCGTGAAGCAGACAATAGCGAGCGCATGATCGGCTATTTCCAACAGTGGAAACCCGACTTCGCCCCCGGCACCCAACGCCTGTATTCCAACCCCAGCCTGGGCCTGTTCGGCTACTTGGCGGCGCAGAGCCTCAACCGGCCGTTCGATAAGGCGATGGAAAAAATCCTGCTGCCTCGATTGCAGCTCAAGCACACCTTCCTCAAGGTGCCCGCGAGCCAGCAGCACCTCTACGCCCAAGGCTATGGCAAGGACGGCAAACCGGTACGCGTCGGCCCCGGTGCACTGGACAGCGAAGCCTATGGCATCAAGACCAGCGCCAAGGACCTGCTTGGCTACGTGGCCGTCAATATGAACCCGGCAGGCCGAGGTAAAGACATAGAACGCGCGATCGCCGTCACCCACACCGGCTACTACCGCGTCGACGGCATGCGCCAAGGCCTGGGCTGGGAAATGTACCCCTACCCCATCCAGCTCAAGGCGTTGATTGACGGCAACTCCACGCCCATGGCCATGGAGCCGCACAAGGTCGAATGGCTGACCCCGCCCCAAGCGCCCTACGCCGCTAGCCTGGTGAACAAGACCGGCTCCACCAACGGCTTTGGCGCGTATGTGGCGTATGTGCCGGGCAAGCGCATGGGTGTGGTGATCCTGGCGAACAAGAACTACCCGAATGCCGAACGGGTGAAAGTCGCCCATGCGATCTTGAGCGCGATGGATAACTAA